In Uranotaenia lowii strain MFRU-FL chromosome 2, ASM2978415v1, whole genome shotgun sequence, one genomic interval encodes:
- the LOC129741643 gene encoding uncharacterized protein LOC129741643: MSELHEQVTKFWELETCHAKSTNSVEDSLCEELFPRETTRDETGRFVVSLPKKDFVLRKLGDSRANAEKRFYGLEKRFVNNPSIKEMYLKFIQEYQDMGHMKLVPDSEEVLRYYLPHHHVLKPESTTTKLRVVIDASCPSTSGVSLNDGLMVGPIVQDDLITIVTRFRLHKFAIVADIAKMYRMINLAESDQRYQCILWRNYPLEPLKTYKLTTVTYGTASVPFLATRCLQKLAEDGEQSHPLAAKILKKDFYMDDALIGIDTPEEGKQAVKELNDLLCSVGFVLRKYNSNCEEILADIQEDLLSDRTALELDSFSTIITLGLIWEPSTDLFHFRVPTWSSSSCITKRIVLSDASKLFDPLGLVGPVIVQAKMFIQSLWQLKCGWDDPLTDEMQLFWTEFRRNLSSLDTLSIPRWVGFSSSSDVELHGFCDASEKAYGACIYLRCTHEDGSVSVKLLVSKSRVAPLEDLKRKKRKQSIPRQELSSALLQAIYTKNSAKVRP, encoded by the coding sequence ATGTCGGAACTTCATGAACAGGTCACCAAGTTCTGGGAATTAGAGACATGTCATGCGAAGAGCACCAACTCCGTGGAAGATTCCTTGTGCGAGGAGCTTTTTCCGCGAGAAACAACTCGAGATGAAACTGGCAGATTTGTAGTGTCACTGCCCAAGAAGGATTTTGTTCTCAGAAAGCTCGGTGACTCCAGAGCCaatgccgaaaaacgcttttacGGGTTGGAGAAGCGTTTCGTGAACAATCCATCAATTAAGGAGATGTACCTGAAGTTCATTCAAGAATACCAGGATATGGGTCATATGAAGCTGGTTCCAGATTCTGAAGAAGTGCTGCGTTACTACTTACCCCATCATCACGTCTTGAAGCCAGAAAGTACGACAACGAAATTAAGGGTCGTTATTGATGCGTCCTGTCCGTCAACGTCAGGAGTTTCCCTCAATGATGGCCTCATGGTTGGGCCAATAGTTCAGGACGATTTGATCACCATTGTCACCCGATTTCGTCTACACAAATTTGCAATCGTGGCAGACATTGCAAAAATGTACCGCATGATCAATCTTGCGGAATCCGATCAACGATACCAGTGTATTTTGTGGCGAAATTATCCGTTGGAACCGCTCAAGACCTACAAGCTAACGACCGTTACTTACGGTACAGCGAGCGTACCGTTTCTGGCTACAAGGTGCCTACAGAAGCTAGCAGAAGATGGAGAGCAGAGTCATCCTTTGGCCGCAAAAATTCTCAAGAAGGATTTTTACATGGATGACGCATTGATCGGTATTGATACCCCCGAAGAAGGAAAACAGGCAGTGAAGGAGCTTAATGACCTCTTATGTTCCGTTGGATTTGTCCTGCGCAAATACAATTCGAATTGCGAGGAAATTTTAGCAGATATTCAAGAAGATCTTCTTAGCGATAGAACTGCGTTGGAGTTGGATTCTTTCTCTACCATAATTACCCTTGGTCTTATTTGGGAACCCAGCACCGATTTGTTTCATTTCCGTGTACCAACCTGGAGCTCTTCATCCTGTATTACAAAACGCATCGTGCTGTCTGACGCCTCCAAGTTGTTCGATCCTCTCGGCCTTGTCGGACCTGTGATAGTACAGGCCAAAATGTTTATCCAAAGTTTGTGGCAACTGAAATGTGGCTGGGACGATCCTCTGACAGACGAAATGCAGCTGTTTTGGACAGAATTCCGCAGAAACCTTTCTTCTCTTGACACCCTTTCGATCCCTAGATGGGTGGGATTTTCTTCAAGTAGCGACGTTGAACTGCATGGTTTTTGCGATGCTTCCGAGAAGGCGTATGGCGCATGCATTTATCTGCGATGCACTCACGAAGATGGATCAGTTTCTGTCAAGCTGTTGGTTTCGAAGTCACGCGTAGCTCCTCTCGAAGATTTGAAAAGAAAGAAACGGAAACAATCTATCCCAAGGCAAGAACTTTCGTCAGCACTCCTTCAAGCCATCTATacgaaaaattctgcaaaagtaCGGCCATGA
- the LOC129741644 gene encoding uncharacterized protein LOC129741644 translates to MNVRSFFWTDSTIVKCWLASVPSRWQAFVANRVSEIQHLTKKGVWNHIPGTENPADIISRGMTPVQLQYQMLWFEGPIWLKQNRCTWPVETEFSPDQFDKETLEEKSSVVLPIEVTAPNEIFSRLSTFTQTVRLVAWMRQYCHNAKKQNTRKIGNISFEEFLAASKVLVKLSQAESFGQELKDLSHSQEVRSTSRIANLNPHLVDGIIRVGGRLANAPVSENHKHPIILDHHHPLSIMIVQHYHEFLYHAGQQLLIASVRGNCVQCFRVKPKVMEQLMADLPPDRVNPAPPFQKVGVDYCGPLLITYPHRRSSPMKCFVSVFVCLVCKAVHLELVADLTTGAFLGALKRFIGRRGKPILIMIDNGRNFVGARREIAELQRLLRSQQFQTGVIFETCKEGINFKFIPARSPNFGGLWEAAVKSFKTVFKRTVALKVL, encoded by the exons ATGAACGTCAGAAGTTTTTTCTGGACTGATTCTACAATCGTCAAATGTTGGCTAGCATCAGTTCCGTCGCGATGGCAAGCATTCGTGGCGAATAGAGTCTCCGAAATCCAACATCTGACCAAGAAAGGAGTATGGAATCACATTCCGGGTACGGAAAATCCTGCAGATATAATATCCCGAGGAATGACACCTGTCCAACTGCAATACCAAATGTTGTGGTTTGAAGGCCCCATTTGGTTGAAGCAAAATCGATGCACCTGGCCAGTTGAGACAGAGTTTTCGCCCGATCAATTTGACAAAGAAACGTTGGAGGAAAAATCGTCTGTGGTGTTGCCCATTGAAGTTACTGCTCCGAACGAAATATTTTCTCGACTTTCCACCTTTACGCAAACGGTCCGTTTGGTAGCATGGATGCGACAATATTGTCACAATGCTAAAAAGCAGAATACGAGAAAAATCGGTaatatttcctttgaagaattccTGGCGGCTTCAAAAGTTTTGGTCAAATTGTCTCAAGCTGAAAGTTTTGGCCAAGAACTCAAGGATCTGTCTCATTCCCAAGAAGTGAGAAGCACCTCCAGAATTGCCAATTTGAACCCTCATTTAGTCGATGGAATAATACGTGTCGGCGGCCGGTTAGCTAACGCACCAGTTTCTGAAAATCACAAGCATCCCATCATCCTCGATCACCATCATCCCCTTTCGATCATGATCGTCCAGCACTACCACGAGTTCCTGTATCACGCTGGGCAACAACTCCTGATTGCCAGTGTCCGCGGGAA TTGCGTTCAATGCTTCCGCGTCAAGCCTAAGGTGATGGAACAACTGATGGCAGATTTGCCACCCGATCGAGTGAACCCTGCACCTCCGTTTCAGAAAGTGGGCGTAGACTACTGCGGCCCTTTGTTGATAACCTATCCTCATCGTCGAAGTTCCCCCATGAAATGCTTTGTGTCGGTTTTTGTGTGCCTCGTTTGCAAAGCAGTCCATCTGGAGCTGGTCGCAGATCTCACCACAGGAGCGTTTCTTGGAGCCTTGAAAAGGTTCATTGGTCGACGTGGTAAACCAATCCTGATTATGATCGACAACGGAAGGAACTTTGTCGGGGCCAGACGTGAAATAGCAGAACTTCAACGACTACTCCGAAGCCAACAATTTCAAACCGGAGTGATATTCGAAACCTGCAAGGAAGGGATCAACTTCAAATTCATTCCCGCTCGATCTCCCAACTTTGGTGGGCTCTGGGAGGCCGCGGTGAAATCTTTCAAGACTGTTTTTAAACGAACTGTTGCCTTGAAAGTGCTCTAG